A single Cucumis melo cultivar AY chromosome 4, USDA_Cmelo_AY_1.0, whole genome shotgun sequence DNA region contains:
- the LOC103486388 gene encoding kinesin-like protein KIN-10B has translation MASEIFAPAASTNNSAISKVRVVARVRPFLPLEGSVKSSRVPVSCISVLDQARISQEEVTVHLKDPETSRNECYQLDSFYGQEDHTVRQIFDKEVNPLIPGLFHGCNGTVFAYGATGSGKTYTMQGTEEEPGLMPLAMSRILSLCKETGCRAEISYYEVYLERCHDLLEPKAKEILILDDKEGQIHLRGLSKVAINSMAEFRETLAIGIQRRKVADTDLNDVSSRSHGVLVIAVSSPVCGDSGASVTGKLNLIDLAGNEDNRRTGNEGIRLQESAKINQSLFALSNVIYALNKNLARIPYRESKLTRILQDSLGGTSRALMIACLNPGAYQESVHTVSLAARSRQISNFVLPVHKHGTPQAKVDMESKLQTWLESKGKTKSAQRIGELGSPFSSKTPCSTASKLRKPLFNSSTKVKKTADQSAWKQEKERSVTMAFGNLVEKEDVVNSIATKDHVKVKFNSPRKALSPLHNNGIQKPTLEFSFTDQLLTASTPKTPLPANGEFRSFGTPLDKFGAQVSTLKSCVAQEYVDFLNTASREELLELKGIGVKMAEYILDLRETSPLKSLTDLKKLGLSYKQIHNLFSKAARGIFDRIEDLPESTLSNQ, from the exons ATGGCTTCCGAAATTTTTGCACCTGCTGCATCAACAAACAACTCTGCAATCTCCAAGGTCAGAGTGGTCGCTAGGGTTCGTCCATTTCTCCCCTTAGAAGGTTCAGTAAAAAGTTCTAGAGTTCCAGTTTCATGCATTTCTGTCTTGGATCAAGCCCGAATCTCTCAAGAGGAGGTCACCGTTCATCTAAAAGATCCGGAAACCAG TCGAAACGAGTGCTATCAATTGGACTCATTTTATGGCCAAGAAGATCATACCGTGAGGCAGATATTCGATAAAGAAGTTAATCCTTTGATCCCTGGACTCTTTCATGGATGCAACGGAACTGTGTTTGCTTATGGGGCTACTGGCAGTGGAAAGACTTACACAATGCAG GGTACTGAAGAGGAACCAGGTCTAATGCCGCTAGCCATGTCTAGAATTTTATCACTTTGTAAGGAAACTGGCTGTAGAGCAGAGATTTCATACTATGAAGTTTACTTGGAAAGGTGTCACGATCTTCTGGAACCCAAAGCTAAAGAAATTTTAATTCTGGATGATAAGGAAGGCCAAATTCATCTTAGGGGATTGTCTAAGGTTGCTATAAATTCCATGGCCGAATTCCGGGAGACATTGGCTATTGGAATTCAGAGGCGGAAAGTTGCTGATACTGATCTTAACGATGTCTCAAGTAGAAGTCATGGGGTTCTTGTAATTGCAGTTTCTTCGCCGGTTTGTGGTGATTCGGGGGCTTCGGTCACAGGGAAGCTCAATCTCATAGACTTGGCAG GTAATGAAGATAACAGGAGGACTGGCAATGAAGGGATTCGCCTACAAGAGAGTGCGAAAATCAACCAGTCTTTATTTGCACTTTCAAATGTGATATATGCATTAAACAAAAACCTTGCCCGAATTCCTTACAGAGAAAGCAAATTGACCCGCATATTGCAGGATTCTCTTGGTGGAACAAGCCGTGCTTTGATGATAGCTTGCCTG AATCCAGGAGCATATCAGGAGTCTGTGCATACAGTCAGCTTGGCAGCTCGATCAcgtcaaatttcaaattttgttttgccGGTCCATAAACACGGAACTCCACAGGCTAAAGTTGACATGGAATCGAAGCTGCAAACTTGGCTTGAGTCGAAAGGCAAGACCAAGAGTGCACAAAGAATTGGAGAGCTTGGTTCTCCATTTTCTAGTAAAACTCCTTGTTCTACTGCTTCAAAATTGAGAAAACCTCTCTTCAACAGTTCTACCAAAGTTAAGAAAACTGCCGACCAGAGTGCTTggaaacaagaaaaagaaag GAGTGTAACGATGGCTTTCGGAAACTTGGTTGAAAAGGAAGATGTAGTTAATTCTATCGCTACCAAAGATCACG TCAAGGTGAAATTTAATAGTCCAAGAAAGGCTCTATCACCACTCCACAATAATGGAATCCAAAAGCCTACGCTGGAATTTTCGTTTACTGACCAATTATTAACAGCAAGTACTCCAAAAACACCGCTCCCTGCAAATGGGGAATTCAGATCTTTTGGGACCCCATTAGATAAGTTTGGTGCCCAAGTATCAACTCTGAAG AGTTGCGTTGCACAAGAATATGTGGATTTCTTGAATACAGCAAGCAG AGAGGAACTACTAGAATTGAAG GGCATCGGAGTGAAAATGGCCGAGTACATTCTTGATCTCAGAGAAACTAGTCCATTGAAATCG CTCACTGACTTGAAGAAACTAGGACTCTCATACAAGCAG ATTCACAACTTATTCAGCAAAGCTGCAAGAGGGATATTTGATAGAATAGAAGATTTACCAGAAAGTACATTATCCAACCAATAA
- the LOC103486390 gene encoding uncharacterized protein LOC103486390 — protein MASPITYSVIDDKDFDDAALWAVIDSAAAAASSSSSSSKSRKSLALNCINKSNPSPPPKFPKSPRTPYQAQRNSRVFIEGEVVQEPWVFQPPRKIAKTRATEVSDSSPLAVVCNNALRTPPAPVYLSPEAYLSPQIRSGSEGSPGCSRSGVNEEREMSKHSLSGQFPSVSLFKEYQNAAMAILEKSDFTMIAGNPFIKKSGWRKISFYFNLSFEIKDKTIEFDENRNVQRAEFVVRAYMQGGRFCDGWGSCERREKRFIKPNHDVPSTAETRAKNKACQDLLGIGEYRPGACQGQK, from the exons ATGGCGTCTCCAATCACGTACTCTGTCATCGACGACAAAGATTTCGACGATGCAGCTTTGTGGGCTGTAATCGACTCTGCTGCTGCAGCTGCATCTTCTTCCTCCTCGTCCTCTAAATCTCGCAAGTCCCTAGCACTTAATTGCATCAATAAATCAAACCCTTCTCCGCCGCCAAAATTCCCGAAAAGCCCTAGAACTCCATACCAGGCGCAGCGAAATTCTAGGGTTTTTATCGAGGGTGAAGTAGTGCAGGAGCCATGGGTGTTTCAACCTCCTCGGAAAATTGCAAAGACACGTGCAACGGAAGTGAGCGATAGCAGTCCTCTTGCGGTTGTCTGTAACAACGCGTTACGGACCCCACCTGCTCCGGTATATTTGTCTCCTGAAGCGTACTTGTCGCCGCAGATTCGTTCTGGTTCTGAAGGTTCTCCAGGTTGTAGTAGAAGTGGGGTGAACGAGGAAAGGGAAATGTCAAAGCATAGCCTATCTGGGCAGTTTCCTTCAGTCTCCCTCTTTAAGGAGTATCAAAATGCGGCTATGGCG ATTTTAGAGAAATCAGACTTTACCATGATTGCCGGGAACCCTTTCATAAAAAAATCAG GATGGAGGAAGATATCATTTTATTTCAATCTCTCTTTTGAAATTAAGGACAAGACAATAGAATTTGATGAGAACCGCAATGTCCAGCGCGCTGAATTTGTTGTTCGAGCGTATATGCA AGGTGGTAGATTTTGTGATGGATGGGGCTCGTGTGAACGACGCGAGAAGAGATTTATAAAGCCAAATCATGATGTTCCTAGCACAGCAGAAACCAGGGCAAAGAATAAGGCATGCCAG GATCTGCTTGGCATTGGAGAGTATCGACCTGGAGCATGCCAGGGGCAAAAGTAA
- the LOC103486389 gene encoding metallothionein-like protein type 2, with product MSCCGGNCGCGSACKCGNGCGGCKSFPDLSFSETTATIETFVVGFAPQKMSYEVAEMGAENGCKCGDNCTCDPCTCK from the exons ATGTCTTGCTGTGGTGGAAACTGTGGATGCGGCTCTGCCTGCAAGTGCGGAAATGGCTGTGGAGG ATGCAAGAGTTTCCCTGACTTGAGCTTCTCAGAGACCACTGCTACGATCGAGACTTTCGTAGTCGGTTTCGCACCTCAGAAGAT GTCCTACGAGGTAGCAGAGATGGGAGCCGAGAACGGCTGCAAGTGCGGTGACAACTGCACCTGCGATCCATGCACCTGTAAAtga